A single genomic interval of Bacteroidetes Order II. bacterium harbors:
- a CDS encoding ferredoxin family protein, translating into MAYVVTEACINCKYTDCVEVCPVDCFYEGPNFLVIHPDECIDCNACVPTCPTEAIFADDELPSRLEHYAELNRDLADRWAAQHRNITAKQEPLPYADAEMHNESKSERDIKLWD; encoded by the coding sequence ATGGCATATGTAGTAACGGAGGCTTGTATTAACTGTAAATATACAGACTGTGTTGAAGTCTGTCCTGTAGATTGTTTTTACGAAGGCCCCAACTTCTTGGTCATTCATCCCGACGAATGTATTGATTGTAATGCTTGTGTACCAACCTGCCCAACCGAAGCCATTTTTGCCGATGATGAACTACCATCACGTTTAGAACATTATGCAGAGCTAAACCGCGATTTGGCAGATCGTTGGGCTGCCCAGCATCGTAATATCACGGCTAAGCAAGAGCCTTTACCATACGCTGATGCTGAGATGCACAATGAAAGTAAATCGGAACGGGATATTAAGCTGTGGGACTAA
- a CDS encoding DUF4249 family protein, producing MKKSVLFFGLWVFFLSGCDNTIQPYIQNAPIRVSVYGYLDTARDTQFVRVTALKRADGRGLYEVGGVKTIVKSTGQTLVWRDSLITATNGEKEHLFYAIFRAQAGESYTLKVTDTTGYEASAETTIPTTPLVSVQSPARDVGLGWIQRVLVQTSILPYRAKVWYRAAKDDTTPPAAFRFDYHTAGELNAGQWNVPIKLQNDCFRVADMLNISNGLRIYGISVEGVQLDAQWEQRLRKPNMPLQNVANGIGFWGSQNRYVVTWKIPPETLRQMGHIDRQSL from the coding sequence ATGAAAAAAAGTGTTTTGTTCTTCGGGTTATGGGTTTTCTTTTTGAGCGGTTGCGACAACACCATCCAGCCTTACATCCAAAATGCGCCCATCCGTGTTTCGGTTTATGGGTATTTGGATACCGCACGGGATACGCAATTTGTACGGGTAACGGCCTTAAAAAGGGCCGATGGGCGTGGGCTTTATGAGGTTGGAGGCGTAAAAACCATTGTAAAAAGTACCGGACAAACGCTTGTGTGGCGCGACTCATTGATTACGGCCACAAACGGCGAAAAAGAACACTTATTCTATGCCATTTTTCGTGCCCAAGCCGGAGAATCCTATACATTGAAAGTGACAGACACAACTGGATACGAGGCCTCCGCCGAGACCACCATCCCAACCACTCCACTGGTTTCTGTACAAAGCCCGGCTCGTGATGTTGGATTGGGCTGGATTCAGCGGGTTTTGGTACAAACGTCCATATTGCCTTATCGCGCTAAAGTTTGGTATCGTGCTGCAAAAGACGATACAACCCCGCCTGCTGCCTTTCGTTTTGACTATCACACAGCAGGTGAATTAAATGCCGGACAATGGAATGTACCCATTAAACTTCAAAACGATTGCTTCCGTGTGGCCGATATGCTGAATATCAGTAACGGATTGCGTATTTATGGCATTTCGGTGGAGGGCGTACAATTGGATGCCCAGTGGGAACAACGCTTGCGCAAACCCAATATGCCACTCCAAAATGTAGCCAATGGGATTGGTTTTTGGGGTTCGCAAAACCGATATGTGGTTACATGGAAAATTCCGCCAGAAACGCTTCGGCAAATGGGGCACATAGACCGCCAATCGCTATAA
- the tgt gene encoding tRNA guanosine(34) transglycosylase Tgt, with product MKFTLFHTDEHTHARAGLIETDHGTIETPIFMPVGTVGSVKAIPPCDLLDEVQAQIILGNTYHLYLRPGTGLLQAAGGLHKFASWPKPMLTDSGGFQVYSLADNRKLTEEGVRFQSHIDGSTHFFTPESVIDIERMIGADIMMVLDECPPGDAPYEYAKKSLDLTLRWAKRCRDRFEHTEPLYGYQQTLFPIVQGVVYPDLRRESARAIVDMGFEGYAIGGLSVGEPAPLMYEMVEVVNEILPTNKPRYLMGVGTPENLIENVARGVDMFDCVMPTRNGRNGMLFTTEGIVNIKNKKWESDFSSIDPGLEGYIHRTFSKAYLRHLFKASEILGLWIASVQNLTFYLWLMRQMRTAILEGRFDAWRREWLPKVTHRL from the coding sequence ATGAAGTTTACCCTTTTCCATACCGACGAACACACCCATGCGCGTGCTGGCTTGATCGAAACCGATCATGGGACCATCGAAACACCGATTTTTATGCCCGTTGGAACGGTAGGGAGTGTAAAAGCCATACCACCGTGCGACCTTTTGGATGAGGTGCAAGCACAAATCATTCTGGGAAATACGTATCACCTCTATCTTAGACCGGGTACGGGTTTGCTTCAGGCGGCAGGGGGACTACATAAATTTGCCTCTTGGCCCAAGCCCATGCTGACGGATTCTGGCGGCTTTCAGGTATATTCCCTTGCTGATAACCGCAAACTCACGGAAGAGGGCGTGCGGTTCCAAAGCCATATAGACGGTTCTACACATTTCTTTACGCCTGAATCGGTAATAGACATTGAACGGATGATTGGTGCCGATATCATGATGGTTCTTGATGAATGCCCTCCTGGCGATGCCCCTTATGAATACGCAAAAAAATCGTTAGATCTAACCTTACGATGGGCAAAGCGATGTCGCGACCGCTTCGAGCATACCGAACCGCTTTATGGCTATCAACAAACCCTTTTCCCCATTGTTCAGGGCGTAGTTTATCCGGATTTGCGGCGCGAGTCCGCACGCGCCATCGTAGATATGGGATTCGAGGGCTATGCGATTGGAGGACTTTCCGTAGGGGAACCTGCTCCGTTAATGTACGAAATGGTGGAGGTGGTAAATGAAATTCTACCTACTAATAAACCCCGCTATTTGATGGGGGTCGGTACACCCGAAAACCTGATCGAAAATGTGGCGCGGGGCGTGGACATGTTCGACTGTGTAATGCCCACACGAAATGGCCGGAATGGGATGCTGTTTACGACCGAGGGCATTGTAAATATTAAGAATAAAAAATGGGAATCAGACTTTTCGTCTATTGATCCGGGGTTGGAGGGCTATATCCACCGAACGTTTAGTAAGGCATATCTACGCCACTTATTCAAAGCCAGCGAGATTTTAGGGCTATGGATTGCCTCAGTGCAAAATCTCACGTTTTATCTGTGGTTGATGCGTCAAATGCGAACGGCCATTTTGGAAGGTAGATTTGATGCCTGGCGACGCGAGTGGTTGCCCAAAGTTACCCACCGCTTATAG
- a CDS encoding DUF1499 domain-containing protein, protein MFKRKNLLVLAGIMVFLGGARMLFPNSDQNMHPLLNKMENPLPPCPNKPNCIRETRVFSSDRKQVFEAAFASIQRWNGWLHRSQIVWQSTERGEITATFRIGIFTDDFQVALTEQYGQVYVHVRSASRLGHGDLGVNSRRVHTYFQYVKEILTT, encoded by the coding sequence ATGTTTAAGCGCAAAAACCTGCTCGTTTTGGCTGGCATAATGGTCTTTTTAGGAGGTGCCCGAATGCTGTTTCCGAATAGCGACCAAAATATGCACCCTCTGCTGAACAAAATGGAAAATCCATTACCACCTTGTCCCAATAAACCTAATTGTATTCGAGAAACCCGTGTTTTTTCTTCGGATCGAAAGCAGGTATTCGAGGCTGCCTTTGCGTCTATTCAGCGTTGGAATGGTTGGTTACATAGGAGTCAGATTGTTTGGCAAAGTACTGAGCGGGGCGAAATTACGGCCACTTTCCGAATTGGGATCTTTACAGATGATTTCCAAGTTGCCCTTACCGAACAATACGGACAAGTTTATGTCCATGTAAGAAGCGCAAGCCGCTTGGGGCATGGTGATCTCGGCGTGAACAGCCGAAGGGTGCACACGTACTTTCAATACGTAAAGGAAATACTTACAACTTGA
- a CDS encoding cytochrome c maturation protein CcmE encodes MNKKTIIGLILLIGFGSLLFMNFGKQVGGYMNFTDAATTGAQAHVVGTWVKENAYSYDQQTNVFSFHMKDQNGKVIRVVYNNLKPANFEDAEQVVVEGKMLSDGQFEAKHILVKCPSKYNEQVKPNV; translated from the coding sequence ATGAACAAGAAAACGATAATAGGATTGATCCTTCTGATCGGATTTGGTTCCTTGTTGTTTATGAACTTTGGCAAGCAAGTGGGCGGCTATATGAACTTTACGGATGCTGCTACAACCGGAGCCCAAGCCCATGTGGTAGGGACTTGGGTAAAGGAAAATGCCTATTCGTATGACCAACAGACGAATGTTTTTTCTTTTCATATGAAAGATCAAAATGGAAAAGTGATTAGGGTGGTGTATAACAACCTTAAACCAGCTAATTTTGAAGATGCCGAACAAGTGGTGGTAGAAGGTAAGATGTTGTCAGACGGACAATTTGAGGCCAAACACATTCTGGTGAAGTGCCCTTCAAAATACAATGAGCAAGTTAAACCAAATGTTTAA
- a CDS encoding CcmD family protein encodes MLYLFSLLNLLQGQQPKWSDPNGVPTAQPTGYEAVMVSDDKIWVVLAVVLIIWIGILFYLFRTDQKISTLERALQEAKHEQTL; translated from the coding sequence ATGCTGTATCTTTTTAGCCTTCTGAACCTTTTGCAAGGGCAACAACCAAAGTGGTCTGATCCCAATGGTGTTCCGACTGCACAACCCACCGGATACGAAGCGGTGATGGTTTCGGATGATAAAATTTGGGTGGTACTGGCGGTGGTGCTGATCATTTGGATAGGAATCCTGTTTTACTTATTCCGTACAGATCAGAAAATCAGTACGTTGGAACGGGCATTGCAAGAGGCCAAGCATGAACAGACTCTTTAA
- the ccsA gene encoding cytochrome c biogenesis protein CcsA translates to MNMTIVVKKRIKMGIAIWMTAVIIAAFVLSAATKLPILEQTARNLYFHVPMWFTMMMAYFVSAYFAVQVLRTEDLQWDMKVVEATRIAMLFGVLGMLTGIVWSRFTWFLGTGKWWGSDPKQMMAAVQLLISGAYFVLRSALDNSRLRARISAVYTLFSVVSMIFLLYVLPRLTESLHPGTGGNPAFDKITDPTMRLVFYPAILGFFGIAWWLFDQRVRLARVEEDTEGFYIR, encoded by the coding sequence ATGAACATGACAATTGTTGTAAAAAAACGAATTAAGATGGGCATTGCCATATGGATGACCGCCGTTATTATTGCGGCTTTTGTTCTTTCGGCTGCAACCAAACTACCCATCTTAGAGCAAACCGCTCGTAATTTATATTTCCACGTACCAATGTGGTTCACTATGATGATGGCCTACTTTGTCTCGGCCTATTTTGCGGTACAAGTACTGAGAACCGAAGACCTGCAATGGGACATGAAGGTCGTAGAAGCCACCCGAATTGCCATGCTGTTTGGGGTTCTTGGAATGTTGACAGGCATTGTATGGAGTCGGTTTACTTGGTTTTTGGGAACCGGAAAATGGTGGGGAAGTGATCCTAAACAAATGATGGCTGCTGTCCAACTGCTTATTAGCGGGGCCTATTTTGTCTTACGCTCGGCGTTGGATAATTCGCGCCTCCGCGCACGCATTTCTGCGGTCTATACTTTGTTTTCAGTGGTATCCATGATTTTTTTGCTGTATGTTTTGCCCCGTTTAACCGAAAGCTTACACCCTGGAACAGGAGGCAATCCAGCCTTTGATAAAATAACCGATCCAACCATGCGGCTCGTATTTTATCCGGCCATTTTGGGCTTTTTTGGCATTGCGTGGTGGCTGTTCGACCAACGAGTCCGACTCGCACGTGTAGAGGAAGACACCGAAGGGTTTTATATCCGATAA
- a CDS encoding heme exporter protein CcmB, which produces MPQKNMLHSNPTRSKLRYWLNGAYAVFEKDVRLELRSRYALNMLLMFIASTLFLVVVSLGNEVIGARVQAALVWIILLFGSVIGLGRGFVSEVDQGTVLLLQLHTRGSMVYAGKLAFNIVLLFVLNVLALGAFLLLMNIAVENLWQLALVLFLGTLGLSGTTTLLAAMIARTRNSGPLLAVLAFPLLIPLLMSVVAATNTILLNGGWVRIQETCVTLVAFAGSVISASVLLFDYVWRE; this is translated from the coding sequence ATGCCTCAGAAGAATATGTTACATAGCAACCCGACACGCTCGAAACTCCGCTATTGGCTCAATGGTGCTTATGCCGTATTTGAAAAAGATGTTCGTCTGGAACTGAGAAGCCGATATGCACTCAATATGTTGCTGATGTTCATTGCGTCCACATTGTTTTTGGTGGTGGTCTCTTTGGGGAATGAGGTGATTGGTGCAAGGGTGCAAGCAGCATTGGTGTGGATTATCCTGCTCTTTGGTTCGGTCATTGGTTTAGGACGCGGATTTGTCTCGGAAGTGGACCAAGGAACGGTTTTGTTGCTTCAACTTCATACGCGTGGAAGCATGGTCTATGCCGGAAAGTTGGCTTTTAATATTGTGCTTTTGTTTGTACTGAATGTGCTGGCATTAGGTGCTTTTTTACTCCTGATGAACATCGCCGTAGAAAATCTTTGGCAACTAGCATTGGTATTGTTTTTAGGTACCTTAGGACTCTCCGGAACCACCACGCTGCTGGCCGCCATGATTGCACGGACCCGGAACAGTGGGCCATTATTGGCTGTTTTGGCCTTCCCATTGTTAATCCCCTTGCTCATGTCGGTGGTTGCAGCTACCAATACCATCTTGCTAAACGGTGGGTGGGTGCGGATACAAGAAACCTGTGTTACGTTGGTGGCCTTTGCCGGATCGGTGATCAGCGCATCGGTTTTGTTGTTTGATTATGTGTGGCGAGAGTGA
- the murB gene encoding UDP-N-acetylmuramate dehydrogenase, with protein sequence MTVHHTFVHKIQKNVVLAPFTTFKIGGKADYFVEATTEDELVLAITQARKANLPYFLLGLGANILIGDGGFRGLVIRNLAQKAFLDPLTGLLTVESGACVFPNLIEMAVSAGYGGLEHYAGIPSTVGGALWQNLHFLSPPPARSRTMFIEEVLHTARIFTPTNEIFTVERDWFGFGYDQSRLHHSGDIVLSATFQLTKTNEPHLRETIAANLQWRQERHPPLDTEPSAGSIFQKIEGIGAGRLIDQAGLKGYRIGKAEISSKHANFIVNRGGATAADVRTLIAYVQQVVQQRFGHFLQPEIGFIGEF encoded by the coding sequence ATGACCGTACACCATACCTTCGTCCATAAAATTCAAAAAAACGTTGTTCTGGCTCCTTTTACCACGTTTAAGATTGGGGGGAAGGCTGATTATTTTGTAGAGGCAACCACCGAAGACGAATTGGTACTGGCCATTACCCAAGCCCGAAAAGCGAACTTGCCCTATTTTTTATTGGGATTAGGTGCTAATATTCTGATTGGAGACGGTGGTTTTCGGGGTTTGGTGATCCGTAACTTAGCACAAAAAGCTTTCTTAGACCCCTTGACGGGGCTATTAACCGTAGAAAGCGGGGCTTGTGTGTTCCCAAACCTAATTGAAATGGCTGTTTCTGCGGGATATGGGGGGCTGGAGCATTATGCGGGCATCCCCAGTACCGTTGGCGGAGCGTTATGGCAAAACCTACATTTTTTATCGCCACCACCCGCCCGCAGCCGCACCATGTTTATAGAGGAAGTACTACACACGGCACGCATCTTTACTCCCACTAATGAAATCTTTACCGTAGAACGGGATTGGTTCGGGTTTGGATACGATCAGTCTCGGCTACACCACTCTGGCGACATCGTGCTTTCTGCAACATTTCAATTGACAAAAACAAACGAACCCCACCTGCGTGAAACAATAGCGGCGAACCTGCAATGGCGTCAGGAACGACACCCGCCTCTTGATACCGAGCCCAGCGCCGGAAGCATCTTTCAAAAAATTGAGGGTATCGGCGCAGGACGTTTGATAGACCAGGCAGGGCTAAAAGGATACCGAATAGGTAAGGCAGAAATTTCCTCAAAGCACGCCAATTTCATCGTAAATCGAGGTGGGGCGACTGCTGCCGATGTCCGTACCTTAATTGCGTATGTACAGCAAGTAGTTCAACAGCGTTTCGGTCACTTTTTACAGCCTGAGATCGGTTTTATCGGAGAGTTTTAG
- a CDS encoding VWA domain-containing protein: MILPRIDQFAQPWFLALLSLIPLLFLWFWWKKRQGQVGLWFSNVALLRSVPSSWRIRLQWIPTALRYIAFGLAIIALARPQATHTSNEKFAEGIDIMMVMDVSTSMKAMDFEPNRFEAAKRVASEFIASRISDRVGLIVFAAEAFTQFPLTLDYDFAQNMLADVQMDVIEDGTAIGTALATATNRLRDAKAKSKVVILLTDGQNNHGVIDPVTASEVASSMDVRVYTIGVGRKGTAPYPMDSPLFGRQTVQVPVEIDEDMLQNVAKNTGGKYFRATTDGALESIYQEISNLEKTKIEQRIYTDAVELYPYFLWPALLLLLLELGMRATIFRTFP; encoded by the coding sequence ATGATTTTACCCCGCATAGATCAATTTGCCCAGCCTTGGTTCCTCGCTCTCCTGAGCCTGATTCCCCTTCTTTTTTTGTGGTTTTGGTGGAAAAAAAGACAGGGCCAAGTAGGATTATGGTTTAGCAATGTAGCGCTTTTACGGAGCGTACCCAGTTCTTGGCGGATACGCCTGCAATGGATTCCAACGGCCTTACGATATATCGCTTTTGGGCTGGCAATTATTGCTCTTGCAAGGCCCCAAGCCACTCACACCTCGAACGAGAAATTTGCCGAAGGGATAGACATCATGATGGTGATGGATGTCTCTACTTCAATGAAGGCCATGGATTTTGAACCCAACCGATTTGAGGCCGCCAAGCGGGTGGCCTCTGAGTTTATTGCCAGTCGGATATCTGACCGCGTAGGGCTGATCGTCTTTGCAGCAGAAGCTTTCACACAGTTCCCTCTTACCCTAGACTATGACTTTGCCCAAAATATGCTGGCTGATGTACAGATGGATGTGATTGAAGATGGAACAGCAATTGGTACCGCTCTTGCAACGGCTACAAACCGCTTGCGCGATGCTAAAGCCAAAAGCAAAGTAGTGATATTGCTCACCGACGGACAAAACAATCATGGTGTCATAGATCCGGTTACGGCCTCGGAGGTGGCTTCGAGCATGGATGTACGGGTTTATACCATTGGCGTTGGACGAAAAGGCACTGCTCCCTACCCGATGGATTCCCCGCTTTTTGGTCGTCAAACGGTTCAGGTACCTGTAGAGATAGACGAAGACATGTTGCAGAATGTCGCCAAGAATACGGGTGGAAAGTACTTTCGAGCCACTACTGATGGTGCCTTAGAATCCATCTATCAAGAAATTAGTAATTTAGAAAAAACCAAAATTGAACAACGCATCTATACCGACGCGGTAGAATTGTATCCTTATTTTCTTTGGCCCGCTTTGTTACTGCTCTTATTGGAATTGGGTATGCGTGCCACCATATTCCGGACGTTTCCTTAA
- a CDS encoding NAD-dependent deacylase, translating into MIPELLIQKMYTAEQVLVLTGAGISAESGLATFRDPGGYWDQYRPEDLANEGAFRRNPRLVQGWYHARRKAALAASPNPGHQALAALAGFFCVFTLVTQNVDRLHQRSGSDRVIELHGNIQQFHCIECGLDAPEAVFAEIASGQVACCRACGGLVRPAVVWFGESLPEEALDAAWQAATRADVVLSVGTSGLVYPAAHLPRVAKRAGAFIAEVNIAPSALASQMDMVLTGKAGDLLPALLDALQNRKKAHKS; encoded by the coding sequence ATGATTCCAGAATTGCTGATTCAAAAAATGTACACTGCAGAACAGGTTTTGGTACTCACGGGCGCTGGAATCAGTGCAGAAAGTGGGTTGGCTACGTTTCGTGATCCGGGCGGATATTGGGATCAATACCGACCGGAAGATTTGGCAAACGAAGGTGCTTTTCGGCGGAACCCACGTTTGGTACAAGGCTGGTATCATGCGCGTCGGAAGGCGGCACTGGCCGCCTCCCCCAATCCTGGCCATCAGGCATTGGCGGCATTGGCCGGGTTTTTCTGTGTGTTTACCTTGGTGACACAAAATGTGGATCGGTTGCACCAACGGTCAGGAAGTGATCGTGTAATCGAGCTTCATGGCAATATTCAGCAGTTTCATTGTATCGAATGTGGCTTAGATGCTCCCGAAGCAGTGTTCGCGGAAATAGCGTCGGGCCAAGTGGCTTGTTGCAGGGCGTGTGGCGGCTTGGTACGCCCGGCAGTGGTCTGGTTTGGCGAATCACTGCCAGAAGAGGCCTTAGATGCGGCTTGGCAAGCAGCGACACGGGCGGACGTGGTACTTTCTGTTGGCACCAGCGGACTGGTATATCCGGCGGCGCACTTGCCACGGGTCGCCAAACGTGCGGGTGCATTCATTGCGGAGGTCAATATTGCCCCGTCGGCGCTCGCTTCCCAGATGGACATGGTGCTGACCGGAAAAGCAGGAGACCTGCTTCCGGCCTTGCTTGATGCACTCCAAAACCGTAAAAAAGCCCATAAATCATGA
- a CDS encoding isoprenylcysteine carboxylmethyltransferase family protein, whose product METELIQRLLFSGLVVCWFLFFITFLYQALVPIHPGLRRSHSLLGSFLQILGFVVCIGIQRPVFVPLVNVSFFFQWFFGVVSLALGFSGWWLIVRAHQYIRFRPPVRFEPAEPFRLVREGPYGVIRHPMMVGWFLLLFATGITVSSWTGFVMGVLFFVWGTYIHLIREEKILADTFGQAFEQYRTEIPPFIPKL is encoded by the coding sequence ATGGAAACCGAGTTAATTCAGCGCTTGCTTTTTAGCGGTCTGGTGGTTTGTTGGTTTCTGTTTTTTATAACCTTTTTGTATCAGGCCCTGGTTCCGATTCACCCTGGACTTCGGCGGAGCCATTCATTGCTGGGGAGTTTTCTTCAGATACTCGGTTTTGTTGTTTGTATAGGAATCCAGCGCCCTGTTTTTGTACCATTAGTTAATGTTTCATTCTTTTTTCAATGGTTTTTTGGTGTGGTCTCTCTGGCATTGGGATTTAGTGGTTGGTGGTTGATTGTACGGGCACACCAATACATTCGCTTTAGGCCACCTGTACGGTTTGAACCTGCAGAGCCGTTTCGTTTGGTACGCGAAGGCCCTTATGGGGTTATCCGCCATCCAATGATGGTAGGGTGGTTTTTATTGTTGTTTGCCACTGGTATCACAGTCAGTTCATGGACCGGATTTGTTATGGGCGTCCTCTTTTTTGTTTGGGGCACCTATATCCATTTGATCCGCGAAGAGAAAATATTAGCGGATACATTTGGGCAAGCATTTGAGCAATATCGAACAGAAATACCTCCTTTTATTCCCAAGTTATGA
- a CDS encoding DUF58 domain-containing protein yields MVPREILRKVRQLEIRTKGIVSNLFGGEYHSAFKGRGMEFVEVRPYQFGDDIRTIDWNVSARSGDETYVKVFQEEREQTLMLAVDISGSGLFGSRYMFKKDLAAEVCAVLAFSAIQNNDKVGLLLFSDRVELFVPPKKGRRHVLRIIRDLYAFQPISNQTNIAIALEHLLHTLRRRSIVLILSDFLNEGYDRPLRILGRRHDTVAIRISDKREEQLPALGLLQVTDTETGETLVCDTKSKDFQKRLWTFVRNRDTAYAERFRKMQVDLIALQTDESYIEPLSRYFRERHRRR; encoded by the coding sequence ATGGTCCCACGCGAAATTCTCCGAAAAGTCCGTCAGTTGGAAATCCGTACAAAAGGGATTGTCTCCAACCTATTTGGGGGCGAATACCACTCTGCATTTAAGGGGCGAGGAATGGAATTTGTGGAAGTACGTCCTTATCAGTTTGGAGACGATATCCGTACCATAGATTGGAATGTTTCAGCAAGGAGTGGGGACGAAACCTATGTGAAGGTCTTCCAGGAAGAGCGGGAGCAAACTTTGATGCTGGCGGTGGATATTTCGGGATCGGGGCTTTTTGGTTCGCGTTACATGTTCAAAAAAGACTTGGCAGCGGAAGTCTGTGCAGTCTTGGCCTTCAGTGCCATTCAGAACAATGACAAAGTGGGATTATTGCTTTTTAGTGACCGCGTAGAATTGTTTGTCCCCCCCAAAAAAGGTAGGCGGCATGTCCTGAGGATTATTAGGGACTTATATGCTTTTCAGCCCATTTCCAACCAAACGAACATTGCTATTGCCTTAGAGCATTTGCTGCATACGCTGCGTCGTCGGTCTATTGTGTTGATTTTGAGCGACTTCCTGAACGAGGGGTATGATCGTCCATTAAGGATTCTGGGTCGTCGTCACGATACCGTTGCCATACGGATTTCGGACAAGCGTGAAGAACAATTACCCGCATTGGGGTTATTGCAGGTCACCGACACCGAAACGGGAGAAACGTTGGTTTGTGATACAAAGAGCAAAGACTTTCAGAAACGGTTATGGACGTTTGTGCGGAACCGAGACACTGCATACGCAGAACGATTCCGTAAAATGCAGGTGGACCTGATCGCATTACAAACCGATGAAAGCTATATTGAGCCTTTGTCGCGGTATTTTAGAGAACGGCATCGGCGCCGTTAG
- the atpG gene encoding ATP synthase F1 subunit gamma, whose translation MANLKEIRNRIASVINTQQVTSAMKLVAASKLRKAQEQIFATRPYAFKIHEFISEMQASIDPETHPLLKPHTELNNVLIVLISADRGLAGAFNTNVIKKAEALIKDEYAEFEANGNLFMLCLGRKGHDYFARRGAKLIGDYRGYFQNLNIRHNDEVEDLIREGYLEGKWDKVVIVYNEFRNTISQNLIAEPFLPIPHERFITPVMEKFTDEAHQYHPTKNFKDQYIFEPDATSLVNELIPRYLNLQLWRMCLESNAAEQGARMVAMENATNNAGELLRQLKLTYNRERQAAITKEIIEVSSGADALG comes from the coding sequence ATGGCAAACTTAAAGGAAATACGCAACCGGATCGCCTCGGTTATCAACACCCAGCAGGTTACCTCTGCCATGAAGTTGGTAGCGGCCTCTAAGTTGCGTAAGGCACAAGAACAGATATTTGCTACGCGCCCCTATGCGTTCAAAATACACGAGTTCATCTCCGAAATGCAGGCCAGCATTGATCCAGAAACGCATCCTTTGCTCAAGCCTCATACAGAACTGAACAATGTCTTGATCGTTTTGATCTCGGCAGACCGTGGGTTGGCTGGTGCATTTAATACCAATGTCATCAAAAAAGCGGAAGCGCTCATTAAAGACGAATACGCGGAATTTGAGGCGAATGGCAATTTGTTTATGCTGTGCTTGGGGCGTAAAGGACATGATTATTTTGCTAGACGTGGCGCCAAACTGATTGGTGACTATCGTGGGTATTTCCAAAACCTAAACATCCGACACAACGATGAGGTAGAAGACCTGATCCGAGAAGGATATCTGGAAGGTAAGTGGGATAAAGTGGTGATCGTTTATAATGAGTTCCGAAATACAATTTCTCAGAACTTGATAGCGGAACCCTTTCTTCCTATTCCACACGAGCGATTTATAACGCCTGTGATGGAAAAGTTTACCGATGAAGCCCATCAGTATCATCCGACCAAGAACTTCAAAGATCAGTATATTTTTGAACCGGATGCCACATCATTGGTGAATGAATTGATTCCTCGGTATCTAAATCTTCAGCTTTGGCGGATGTGCCTAGAGTCTAATGCAGCCGAACAAGGTGCACGGATGGTCGCGATGGAAAACGCCACCAACAACGCAGGTGAATTATTGCGTCAGCTTAAATTGACATATAACCGCGAACGGCAGGCCGCAATTACCAAGGAAATCATCGAGGTTTCTTCTGGCGCAGATGCACTCGGATAA